A window from Rhizosphaericola mali encodes these proteins:
- a CDS encoding acyl-CoA dehydrogenase family protein has translation MSTKTKAIKGGEFIIKETAASDIFIPEQWNEEQLMMKKTCEDFLAQEVYPNLERIDKLEEGLMPSIVEKAGELGILGANVPEEYGGLGFDFVTGMLTSEVIGMGYSAAVAIMAHTGIGTLPILYYGNEEQKQKYVPKLASGEWKASYALTEPSAGSDANSGKTKATLSEDGKHYILNGQKMWITNAGFADVFTVFAKIDDDKKLSAFIVEKTYPGISLNAEEKKMGIKGSSTRQVFFNDCKVPVENLLSTRENGFKIAVNILNIGRIKLGGGAIGASKSIIANSIKYANEREQFGRPISKYGAIRFKLAEQAIKTYVSEAALYRASQNIDDAIAALHEEGLDFAQAKLKGIEQFAVECAILKVHGSETLDYVADEGVQIYGGMGFSAEAPMDRAYRDARINRIFEGTNEINRILIVDMILKRAMKGELDLMGPAQAVAQELTSIPSFDSLEDTSTFAKEKEQLKKLKKALMLVAGGAVQKLMQNLAKEEEVLMNIADMAIEIYAAESGLLRVEKVIDAYGEEAAGIKIDIAKTYLNDATDKIWKAGKDALNSFADGDELRMMLMGLKRYTKQEPFNVKEARQKIAQKLIADGSYTL, from the coding sequence ATGTCTACGAAAACAAAAGCAATAAAAGGTGGCGAATTCATAATTAAAGAAACTGCCGCATCAGATATATTTATTCCAGAACAATGGAATGAAGAACAATTAATGATGAAAAAAACTTGTGAAGATTTTCTTGCACAAGAAGTATATCCTAATTTGGAAAGAATCGATAAACTAGAAGAAGGATTGATGCCTTCTATAGTTGAAAAAGCGGGTGAATTAGGAATTTTAGGAGCGAACGTACCTGAAGAATACGGTGGTCTAGGTTTTGACTTTGTAACGGGTATGCTGACTAGCGAAGTAATTGGTATGGGATATTCTGCAGCGGTTGCGATCATGGCACATACGGGTATTGGTACGCTTCCGATTTTATACTATGGAAATGAAGAACAAAAACAAAAATATGTACCAAAATTGGCATCTGGAGAGTGGAAAGCAAGTTATGCTTTAACAGAGCCTAGCGCAGGTTCAGATGCGAATAGTGGTAAAACAAAAGCTACTTTATCTGAAGACGGTAAACACTATATTTTGAATGGTCAAAAAATGTGGATTACCAATGCAGGTTTTGCGGATGTATTCACAGTATTTGCAAAAATTGACGACGACAAAAAATTGAGCGCATTTATAGTTGAAAAAACTTATCCAGGTATTTCTTTGAATGCAGAAGAAAAGAAAATGGGTATCAAAGGTTCTTCCACTAGGCAAGTATTTTTCAATGACTGTAAAGTTCCTGTTGAAAATCTTTTATCCACTAGAGAAAATGGTTTCAAAATCGCAGTAAATATTTTGAATATTGGTCGTATTAAATTGGGTGGCGGTGCAATCGGTGCCTCAAAATCCATTATTGCAAACTCCATCAAATATGCGAATGAACGCGAACAATTTGGTCGCCCTATTTCCAAATATGGTGCAATTCGTTTCAAATTAGCAGAACAAGCCATCAAGACCTATGTGAGCGAAGCCGCATTGTATCGCGCTTCTCAAAATATTGATGATGCCATTGCTGCATTACATGAAGAAGGTTTGGATTTTGCACAAGCGAAATTGAAAGGGATTGAACAATTTGCAGTAGAATGTGCGATTTTGAAAGTACATGGTTCTGAAACATTGGACTATGTTGCAGATGAAGGTGTTCAGATTTATGGTGGTATGGGATTTAGTGCAGAAGCTCCTATGGACAGAGCTTATAGAGATGCCCGTATCAATAGAATATTCGAAGGAACAAATGAAATCAATCGCATCCTTATTGTCGATATGATTTTAAAAAGAGCAATGAAGGGCGAATTGGACTTGATGGGGCCAGCACAAGCGGTAGCACAAGAGTTGACATCTATTCCTAGTTTTGATTCTTTGGAAGATACTTCCACATTTGCAAAAGAAAAAGAACAATTGAAAAAATTGAAAAAAGCTTTGATGTTGGTTGCAGGTGGAGCCGTTCAAAAACTAATGCAAAATTTAGCGAAAGAGGAAGAGGTATTAATGAATATCGCAGATATGGCAATTGAGATCTATGCTGCAGAATCTGGATTATTGCGCGTAGAAAAAGTAATTGATGCATATGGCGAAGAAGCTGCGGGTATCAAGATCGATATTGCAAAAACCTATTTGAATGATGCAACTGACAAAATCTGGAAAGCTGGCAAAGATGCATTGAATAGTTTCGCTGACGGAGACGAACTAAGAATGATGTTAATGGGACTAAAACGTTATACAAAACAAGAACCATTCAACGTAAAAGAAGCTCGTCAAAAAATCGCTCAAAAATTGATCGCAGACGGTAGTTATACTTTATAA
- a CDS encoding electron transfer flavoprotein subunit beta/FixA family protein, with translation MKILVPISQVPDTTAKISFTDNDTTLNTAGVSFIINPYDEWYALVRALELKETGKAEKVTLIHIGPAANDATIRKGLAIGADDAVRVEGEGDSSFVAAQIADYAKNNGYDLILLGKESISYNSAAIGGLIAGDLEWDFVPLATKLEINGDAATLEQDADGGVSELEAKLPLVVSCAKGMAEQRIANMRGIMAARTKPLQVINAVGPDTKLTTIKSYQATPGRTSCLIIPEDNIDQLVDILHTKVRAF, from the coding sequence ATGAAAATTTTAGTACCAATAAGTCAAGTACCAGATACTACAGCAAAAATTAGTTTTACAGACAACGATACAACGTTAAATACAGCAGGGGTTTCTTTTATCATCAATCCCTATGATGAGTGGTATGCGCTCGTAAGAGCTTTAGAGTTGAAAGAAACGGGAAAAGCAGAAAAAGTTACCTTGATTCATATAGGACCGGCAGCAAACGACGCTACGATTAGAAAAGGTTTAGCTATCGGTGCAGACGATGCAGTACGTGTAGAAGGTGAAGGTGATAGCAGTTTTGTAGCTGCCCAAATAGCAGACTATGCAAAAAATAATGGCTATGATTTAATCCTTTTAGGAAAAGAGTCTATCAGTTATAATAGCGCTGCTATTGGAGGGTTGATTGCAGGTGATTTGGAATGGGATTTCGTACCATTAGCAACTAAATTAGAAATTAACGGAGATGCTGCAACATTAGAACAAGATGCCGATGGTGGAGTAAGCGAATTAGAAGCTAAGTTACCATTAGTTGTTTCATGTGCAAAAGGCATGGCCGAACAAAGAATTGCCAACATGCGTGGTATTATGGCGGCTAGAACCAAACCTCTACAAGTCATAAATGCCGTTGGTCCAGATACTAAATTAACTACAATTAAATCCTATCAAGCCACGCCTGGGCGTACTTCTTGTCTAATTATTCCAGAAGATAATATCGATCAACTTGTAGACATTTTACATACAAAAGTTCGTGCATTTTAA
- a CDS encoding helix-turn-helix domain-containing protein: protein MKKLKQFESLVIHNYEESVFHLPDHSHTYYEMVYIVKGDGEYFINQNKVNYASGDFFIVAPGDSHYFDIKASTHFVFIKFTDSYFSSNMHLTPDDFAINKPEDIMQYKGLREEKIQLDPASQKILGYIIDSICVYDEYKAASLSPTVFHLILGIFGLLKEYISKNIPSDNNLPTDSESIITYIHQNIYYPKALRITQISKEFNIAPTYFGGFFKRNFNISYRDYVNNLKITLLRKRIVSSKQSLKQLASEFGFADESHLANFFKKRMNIYPKELKKNNKKNLLHFPED from the coding sequence ATGAAAAAGTTGAAACAATTTGAATCATTGGTCATTCATAATTACGAAGAATCGGTATTTCATTTGCCGGATCATTCGCATACCTATTATGAGATGGTTTATATTGTTAAAGGAGATGGTGAATATTTTATCAATCAAAACAAAGTAAATTATGCGTCTGGCGATTTCTTTATTGTGGCGCCAGGAGATTCGCATTATTTCGACATAAAAGCATCAACACATTTCGTGTTTATTAAGTTCACAGATAGTTATTTTAGTTCCAATATGCATTTGACTCCCGATGATTTTGCGATCAACAAACCAGAAGATATTATGCAATATAAAGGGTTGAGAGAGGAAAAAATACAATTAGATCCCGCTTCGCAAAAAATTTTGGGATACATTATTGATAGTATTTGCGTTTATGATGAATATAAAGCAGCAAGTTTGTCACCGACTGTTTTTCATTTAATCTTGGGTATTTTTGGCCTATTGAAAGAATATATTTCCAAAAATATCCCAAGCGACAATAATTTGCCTACTGATAGTGAGAGTATTATCACTTATATTCATCAAAATATCTATTATCCTAAAGCGTTAAGAATTACGCAGATTTCCAAAGAATTCAATATTGCACCCACGTATTTTGGGGGGTTTTTCAAACGAAATTTTAATATTTCCTATCGCGATTATGTCAACAATCTGAAAATTACATTGCTACGCAAAAGAATTGTTTCAAGCAAACAATCCCTCAAACAATTGGCTTCCGAATTTGGATTCGCAGATGAAAGCCATTTGGCTAATTTCTTCAAGAAAAGAATGAATATTTACCCCAAAGAATTAAAGAAGAATAATAAGAAAAATCTATTGCATTTTCCAGAAGATTGA
- a CDS encoding S41 family peptidase — protein MKNYYWKLSVLQCLLMIIIAKSFGQNKKMNLSFEKVNPNGYPLGWELSNGIQNDGYLIAIDSQVAQDGKRSLAIEKLKYIPNTFGMAAYTIHIQKNTIHKIKIVAYAKGNVKSKGEGVIYLNELDDGDHQLARSFVNIDSTDSWTQYIVEDFVKSEATNIIIGAALMGDGKIYVDNFQVYVDDKLVTSDKFFENITSVAIKLRPQLPFEKIVLNQRNTQLLTNIGMIWGLLKYYHPAITDGKYNWDNELLKILPSILDSTNKKPYTTIYNWIDQLGEVRIENEKKNDLSKNPLDIQPQYGNLFASNNLPNDLKSKLRIIIDNFEAPPTSYYISLTTNKNPSFTNEETYPESPYPDLGLRLISLFRYWNMINYFFPYRNLIGSDWNKTLTDYLPLFIHAKDKNEYTLACLRLIGSIHDTHANVYNNKTLDSIKGVYMSPFKAEFIENKLVVTDYYKDTLGISLNVHIGDVIDEIDGVSVDSLVKKYIDLSPASNHITSLRVLASLNGFLLRGQQKKASVVINHKTIYYERIPARLIPGNFDFMHHQVKEAYKLVHNNIGYINPAKLKGTDLSEIRNFFKDTKGLVFDFRCYPSFFTVYVYAEWLKSQKNEFLRITGPSLNRPGAINFLTGVYNGLDQNDCYKNKIVFIVNETTQSSAEYQTMALSSRSNSVVIGSTTAGADGDISKIILPGNIYTLISGLGIYYPDGKATQRVGLKRDITITPTITGIKNGQDELLDKAVEIIENDK, from the coding sequence ATGAAAAACTATTATTGGAAACTATCTGTGCTGCAATGTTTATTGATGATTATAATCGCTAAATCTTTTGGACAAAATAAAAAAATGAATCTTTCTTTCGAAAAAGTTAACCCAAATGGTTATCCTTTAGGATGGGAATTGTCTAATGGAATACAAAATGATGGTTATCTAATTGCAATAGATTCGCAAGTAGCGCAAGATGGAAAGCGATCCTTAGCTATTGAAAAGTTGAAATATATTCCCAATACATTTGGGATGGCTGCTTATACAATTCATATTCAAAAAAACACGATACATAAAATCAAAATTGTAGCCTATGCAAAAGGAAATGTCAAATCAAAGGGAGAAGGAGTAATTTACCTAAATGAATTGGATGATGGCGATCATCAATTGGCTAGATCCTTTGTAAATATTGATAGTACAGACTCATGGACACAATATATAGTGGAAGATTTTGTCAAATCTGAGGCTACAAATATCATAATTGGGGCAGCGTTAATGGGAGATGGAAAAATCTACGTGGATAATTTTCAAGTATACGTAGATGATAAACTGGTGACATCAGATAAGTTTTTTGAAAATATTACAAGTGTGGCAATCAAACTGCGACCTCAACTACCTTTTGAAAAGATTGTATTAAATCAGCGAAATACACAATTGCTCACTAACATTGGTATGATATGGGGATTACTTAAATATTATCATCCTGCAATTACTGATGGGAAATATAATTGGGATAATGAATTATTGAAAATACTGCCTTCCATTTTGGATAGTACCAATAAAAAACCATACACAACCATTTATAATTGGATTGATCAATTAGGTGAAGTCAGAATAGAGAATGAAAAAAAGAATGATTTGTCTAAAAATCCTTTAGATATACAACCCCAATATGGAAATTTATTTGCATCCAATAATTTACCTAATGACTTAAAAAGCAAGTTAAGGATAATCATTGATAATTTTGAGGCTCCACCAACTAGCTACTATATAAGTTTAACTACAAATAAAAATCCCAGTTTTACCAATGAAGAAACCTATCCAGAATCTCCTTATCCAGATTTAGGATTACGATTGATTTCTTTGTTTCGATATTGGAATATGATCAATTATTTTTTCCCTTATCGGAATTTAATTGGATCTGATTGGAATAAAACATTAACCGATTATCTTCCTCTTTTTATCCATGCAAAGGATAAAAATGAATATACTTTGGCTTGTTTGAGATTAATTGGAAGTATTCATGATACTCACGCTAATGTTTACAATAATAAAACATTAGACAGCATCAAAGGAGTGTACATGTCTCCATTTAAAGCTGAATTTATCGAAAATAAATTGGTGGTTACGGACTATTATAAAGATACTTTAGGTATTTCTCTGAATGTCCACATTGGTGATGTTATTGATGAAATTGATGGTGTCTCGGTGGATAGTTTAGTAAAAAAATATATAGATTTATCTCCTGCTTCCAATCACATAACATCCTTAAGAGTGCTCGCAAGTTTGAATGGTTTTTTACTAAGAGGCCAACAGAAAAAAGCAAGTGTAGTAATTAATCATAAAACAATCTATTATGAGCGTATTCCAGCTAGATTGATTCCCGGGAATTTTGATTTTATGCACCACCAAGTTAAAGAAGCCTACAAATTAGTGCATAATAATATTGGATATATCAATCCTGCAAAATTAAAAGGAACTGATCTTAGTGAAATTCGTAACTTTTTTAAAGATACAAAAGGCCTTGTATTCGATTTCAGATGTTATCCATCTTTTTTTACAGTTTATGTATATGCAGAATGGTTAAAATCTCAGAAAAATGAATTTCTTAGAATAACAGGTCCTTCGCTGAATCGACCAGGTGCTATTAATTTCTTAACTGGAGTGTATAATGGACTCGATCAAAATGATTGTTATAAAAATAAAATCGTTTTTATCGTTAATGAAACTACTCAAAGTTCTGCTGAATATCAAACAATGGCATTAAGTTCTCGTTCTAATTCAGTCGTAATTGGTAGCACTACTGCTGGAGCTGATGGCGATATTTCAAAAATAATTTTACCAGGGAATATATATACTTTAATTTCAGGTTTGGGTATCTATTATCCGGATGGTAAAGCTACACAACGAGTTGGATTAAAACGTGACATCACTATTACGCCAACAATAACGGGAATAAAAAATGGACAAGATGAACTCCTAGATAAAGCGGTAGAAATTATTGAAAATGACAAATAA
- a CDS encoding 3-hydroxyacyl-CoA dehydrogenase/enoyl-CoA hydratase family protein → MKRIIKKVAVLGSGIMGSRIACHFANIGIQVLLLDIVPKEPNEKEAAKGLTLESKVVRNRIVNDALQTALKSNPSPIYKKEFANRIATGNFDDDMKKIAECDWVIEVVVENLNIKKSVYEKVEQYRKAGTLITSNTSGIPIHLLEEGRSEDFKKNFCGTHFFNPPRYLRLLEIIPAPATDPSIVEYLTEFGQKFLGKTTVICKDTPAFIANRVGVFGIMDIAHIVKKLDLTVEEVDKLTGPVIGHAKSATFRTSDVVGLDTMVHVANGVYDNCPNDEVRDLFKLPDYVAKMYENKWLGDKTGQGFYKKTKDANGKTQILALDLNTFEYQPSQKVKFATLEATKTISDLKPRFKVLVAGKDKAADFYRLSFAGLFAYVSNRIPEIADELYKIDDAIETGFGWELGPFKTWDAIGVKEGLEILQKEGKTAAPWVEEMLAAGNTTFYKSEDGKSQYYDIPTKSYKVIPGTEDLISLDNLRATNTIYSNPGLSIIDIGDGILNVEFHSKMNTIGGDILMGIQKAIDIAEKSYRGVVISNNGANFSAGANVAMIFMMAIEQDYDELDMTINLFQQTTMRIRYSSIPVVVAPHNLTLGGGCEICLHADKVVAHAEAYIGLVEFGVGLIPGGGGTKEFALRAGDHHKDGDIDLNIFRDRFLTIGQAKVSTSAYEAFELGYLRPGIDEVVVSRERLLTEAKAACLRLADEGYVKPTPRTDIRVLGNQALGVVYIGANSMKSGNYISEHDQKISEKLGFAMAGGDISQPTLVSEQYLLDLERKAFLELTAEKKSLERIQSILNGGKILRN, encoded by the coding sequence ATGAAACGAATTATCAAAAAAGTAGCTGTGTTAGGCTCCGGGATTATGGGAAGCCGTATTGCTTGTCACTTTGCCAATATCGGCATACAAGTATTATTGCTAGATATTGTACCTAAAGAGCCAAATGAAAAAGAAGCAGCGAAGGGCTTAACATTGGAATCCAAGGTTGTCCGAAACAGAATTGTCAATGATGCATTGCAGACCGCATTGAAGTCTAACCCATCTCCTATTTACAAAAAGGAATTTGCCAATAGAATTGCTACTGGAAATTTTGATGACGATATGAAAAAAATCGCAGAATGCGATTGGGTAATTGAAGTGGTTGTTGAAAACCTAAATATCAAAAAGTCCGTCTACGAAAAAGTAGAACAATATAGAAAAGCAGGAACTTTAATTACGTCTAATACTTCTGGCATTCCGATTCATTTATTAGAAGAAGGACGAAGTGAAGACTTTAAGAAGAATTTCTGTGGTACACACTTCTTTAATCCTCCAAGATATTTGAGATTATTGGAGATTATTCCTGCTCCTGCTACAGACCCTTCTATCGTTGAATACTTAACAGAATTTGGTCAAAAATTCTTAGGGAAAACAACTGTAATATGTAAAGATACGCCTGCATTTATTGCCAACAGAGTGGGTGTATTTGGGATAATGGATATAGCACACATCGTTAAGAAATTAGACTTAACAGTGGAAGAAGTAGATAAATTAACAGGGCCGGTAATTGGTCATGCGAAATCTGCAACTTTTAGAACGAGTGATGTTGTGGGTCTGGACACAATGGTACATGTTGCCAATGGCGTATATGACAATTGTCCAAATGATGAAGTAAGAGATTTATTCAAATTACCAGACTATGTTGCAAAAATGTATGAAAACAAATGGCTTGGCGACAAGACTGGTCAAGGTTTCTACAAAAAAACAAAAGATGCCAATGGCAAAACACAAATCCTTGCATTGGACTTAAATACATTTGAATATCAACCTTCTCAAAAAGTAAAATTTGCCACTTTAGAAGCAACTAAAACGATTTCAGATCTTAAACCAAGATTTAAGGTTCTAGTTGCAGGAAAAGATAAAGCGGCGGATTTCTACAGATTGTCATTTGCGGGTTTATTTGCCTATGTTTCTAATAGAATACCTGAAATAGCAGACGAACTATACAAAATCGACGACGCCATTGAAACTGGTTTTGGTTGGGAATTAGGACCATTTAAAACATGGGATGCAATTGGCGTAAAGGAAGGTCTTGAAATATTGCAAAAAGAAGGAAAAACTGCCGCTCCTTGGGTAGAAGAAATGTTAGCCGCAGGAAATACAACTTTTTATAAATCTGAAGATGGCAAAAGTCAATACTATGACATTCCTACAAAAAGCTACAAAGTAATTCCGGGAACAGAAGATTTAATCTCTTTAGATAACCTTCGTGCAACAAATACCATTTACAGCAATCCTGGTCTATCTATTATTGATATAGGTGATGGCATTTTGAATGTAGAATTCCATAGTAAAATGAATACTATAGGTGGCGACATCTTAATGGGAATTCAAAAAGCAATTGACATTGCTGAAAAGAGCTATCGCGGTGTTGTGATTAGTAATAACGGAGCAAATTTCTCAGCAGGTGCAAATGTTGCGATGATCTTTATGATGGCAATTGAGCAAGACTATGACGAGTTAGATATGACCATTAATTTATTCCAACAAACAACTATGAGAATTAGATATTCATCTATTCCGGTGGTAGTTGCTCCGCATAATCTTACTTTAGGTGGTGGATGCGAAATTTGTTTGCATGCAGATAAAGTGGTTGCTCATGCTGAGGCATATATCGGACTTGTTGAGTTTGGCGTGGGCTTGATTCCAGGCGGCGGAGGCACTAAAGAATTTGCATTGCGTGCTGGCGATCACCACAAAGATGGCGACATTGATTTGAATATATTTAGAGATCGATTCTTAACTATAGGACAAGCAAAAGTTTCTACATCAGCATACGAAGCATTTGAATTGGGATATTTAAGACCAGGCATTGATGAAGTTGTTGTTTCTAGAGAAAGGTTATTAACAGAAGCAAAAGCCGCTTGTTTGCGCTTAGCAGACGAAGGATATGTAAAACCAACACCAAGAACGGATATTAGAGTATTGGGAAATCAAGCTTTAGGCGTAGTTTATATCGGTGCTAATTCTATGAAATCTGGCAACTATATCAGCGAACATGATCAAAAAATTTCTGAAAAACTTGGTTTCGCTATGGCAGGTGGTGATATTTCTCAACCAACCTTAGTATCAGAACAATATCTTTTGGATTTGGAAAGAAAAGCATTCTTGGAACTTACAGCGGAAAAGAAATCTTTAGAAAGAATTCAAAGTATTTTGAATGGAGGTAAAATATTGAGAAACTAA
- a CDS encoding acetyl-CoA C-acyltransferase, which translates to MNAYIVAGFRSAVGKAPRGLFRFYRPDDLAADVIKHLVASVPEVEQTLIDDVIVGNAMPEAEQGLNVARLISLMALDTDKVAGMTVNRYCASGLETIAIASAKIASGMADCIIAGGVETMSLMPFGGWKVIPNPKVAKNTPDYYWNMGLTAEAVAKEFNVSREDQDLFSYHSHQKAIKALAEDKFKEEIVPVTIEEIFLNAKQKREAKTYTVEKDEGPRADTSVEALAKLKPVFAAGGSITAGNSSQTSDGAAFVMIVSEQFLKDHNLKPIARLVSHAVAGVPPRIMGIGPVEAVPKALKKAGLTKNDIDLFELNEAFASQSLAVIRQLDLNPDIINVNGGAIALGHPLGCTGAKLSVQLINELRRQNKKYGVVTMCVGTGQGAAGVFELLN; encoded by the coding sequence ATGAACGCATATATAGTTGCTGGTTTCAGATCAGCAGTAGGAAAAGCTCCGAGAGGATTATTTAGATTTTACAGACCTGACGATTTGGCGGCAGATGTAATCAAACATTTGGTCGCCTCCGTTCCTGAAGTTGAACAAACGTTAATTGATGATGTGATCGTTGGTAATGCTATGCCAGAAGCAGAACAAGGTTTGAATGTAGCACGTTTGATTTCATTAATGGCATTGGATACAGATAAAGTTGCAGGTATGACGGTCAACAGATATTGTGCATCTGGATTGGAAACGATAGCAATTGCTTCTGCAAAAATAGCATCCGGCATGGCCGATTGCATTATTGCTGGAGGCGTAGAAACGATGAGTTTAATGCCATTTGGAGGCTGGAAAGTGATACCAAATCCTAAAGTAGCTAAAAACACACCTGATTACTATTGGAATATGGGATTGACTGCGGAAGCAGTTGCAAAAGAATTCAATGTTTCTAGAGAAGATCAAGATTTGTTCAGTTATCATTCACATCAAAAAGCTATCAAAGCTTTAGCGGAAGATAAATTCAAAGAAGAAATCGTTCCAGTAACTATTGAAGAAATCTTTTTGAATGCTAAACAAAAACGCGAAGCAAAAACGTATACAGTTGAAAAAGATGAAGGTCCAAGAGCAGATACTTCAGTAGAAGCTTTGGCTAAATTGAAACCCGTATTTGCAGCAGGTGGTTCTATCACCGCAGGAAATTCATCACAAACAAGTGATGGTGCTGCATTTGTGATGATTGTTAGCGAACAGTTCTTAAAAGATCATAATTTAAAACCAATTGCACGTTTAGTTTCACATGCAGTTGCCGGCGTTCCACCAAGAATTATGGGAATTGGCCCTGTGGAAGCCGTACCGAAAGCATTGAAAAAAGCAGGATTAACTAAAAATGATATCGATCTATTTGAATTGAATGAAGCATTTGCATCACAATCCTTAGCGGTCATCAGACAATTAGACTTGAATCCAGATATTATCAATGTAAATGGTGGCGCAATTGCTTTGGGGCATCCATTGGGTTGTACTGGTGCTAAATTATCGGTACAATTGATTAACGAATTGCGTCGTCAAAATAAAAAATATGGTGTAGTTACGATGTGTGTCGGTACTGGTCAAGGAGCTGCAGGTGTATTTGAACTCTTAAATTAA
- a CDS encoding Crp/Fnr family transcriptional regulator, which translates to MSIIEYINTIVKLPEEIQEEVAASFKLEKYSKRVVLEHAGVICNKLYYIEKGLARLFYEKDGKEITGWFASEKHFISCNDSFFQRVPSHLNLELLEDSVLYSIDFDGLNRLFDKFKEMERFGRLLTYNLLSELSERIYSTLFQAAEKRYQLLVVRYPEVALRAPLGDIASYLGISQETLSRIRSQQTTKSKGTSVYK; encoded by the coding sequence ATGAGTATCATTGAATATATCAATACCATTGTAAAATTGCCAGAAGAAATACAAGAAGAAGTCGCCGCTAGCTTCAAATTGGAAAAATACTCCAAACGTGTAGTGCTTGAGCATGCGGGTGTTATTTGTAATAAATTATACTATATCGAAAAAGGATTGGCACGGTTGTTTTATGAAAAAGATGGAAAAGAGATTACAGGTTGGTTTGCGTCTGAAAAGCATTTTATCTCTTGTAATGATAGTTTTTTTCAAAGAGTACCTTCTCATCTCAATTTAGAATTATTGGAAGATTCGGTATTATATTCTATTGATTTTGATGGGTTAAATAGACTATTTGACAAGTTTAAAGAAATGGAAAGATTTGGTAGATTGTTGACGTATAATTTGTTGAGTGAACTATCTGAAAGAATTTATTCAACTTTATTCCAGGCAGCGGAGAAAAGATATCAGTTGTTGGTTGTGCGTTATCCTGAAGTAGCATTAAGAGCTCCTTTGGGTGATATAGCTTCTTATTTGGGTATCTCTCAAGAAACCTTGAGTAGAATACGTTCTCAACAAACTACAAAATCCAAAGGAACTAGTGTCTATAAATAA
- the aroE gene encoding shikimate dehydrogenase: MSKETEEYPDFLPQLVGSFAQPAAENPTVAMVEAAFKHHNLHWRYINCEVSPENLGKAVEGVKALGWSGFNCSIPHKVAIIQHLDGLGESAEIIGAVNTIVKRGDKWIGENTDGKGFVQAMKEVVDPKGKKVVLFGAGGAARAVSVEMALAGAKHITIVNRNVERGETLTKLVNEKTPADATFQSWEDNYSIPADTEIVINATSIGLFPKTDQKLNINFDSIQSSMVVADGIHNPPKTHLIQTAIDKGCKTVNGLQMLVNQGVIGIKYWTGVDVDPTVMHHELKKIFKIQ, translated from the coding sequence ATGTCAAAAGAAACAGAAGAATATCCAGATTTTCTACCTCAGTTAGTAGGTTCATTTGCGCAACCAGCAGCAGAAAATCCAACTGTCGCAATGGTAGAAGCGGCATTCAAACACCATAATTTACATTGGAGATATATCAATTGTGAAGTTTCTCCCGAAAATTTGGGCAAAGCAGTTGAAGGTGTTAAAGCTCTTGGCTGGTCAGGATTTAATTGCTCTATTCCACACAAAGTCGCCATCATTCAACATTTGGATGGATTGGGTGAATCTGCCGAAATCATCGGAGCCGTGAATACTATTGTAAAACGTGGCGACAAATGGATTGGTGAAAATACGGATGGTAAAGGATTCGTACAAGCCATGAAAGAAGTTGTTGATCCAAAAGGTAAAAAAGTCGTTTTATTTGGCGCAGGTGGTGCGGCTCGTGCAGTAAGCGTGGAAATGGCGCTTGCTGGAGCAAAACATATTACCATTGTAAACAGAAATGTAGAACGTGGTGAAACACTTACAAAATTAGTGAATGAAAAAACGCCTGCAGATGCAACATTTCAATCTTGGGAGGATAATTATTCGATTCCTGCAGATACGGAAATTGTAATTAATGCCACATCTATTGGATTATTTCCCAAAACTGATCAAAAATTAAATATCAATTTTGACTCTATCCAATCTTCTATGGTTGTCGCTGATGGGATACACAATCCACCCAAAACACACTTGATACAAACGGCTATCGACAAAGGTTGCAAAACCGTAAATGGTCTTCAGATGCTTGTTAATCAAGGTGTTATTGGTATAAAATATTGGACTGGCGTAGATGTTGACCCAACAGTTATGCATCATGAATTGAAAAAAATATTCAAAATACAATAA